One region of Candidatus Binatia bacterium genomic DNA includes:
- a CDS encoding glycine cleavage system aminomethyltransferase GcvT, which yields MSLLRTPLFELHRRLGARLVPFAGFEMPVQYAGILAEHAAVRSAAGLFDVSHMGQLHLRGPGAVAALERLVSCPVASLKPGRVRYGLLCNEAGGIVDDVTVYRLAGDAFMLCVNAANVEKDWRWVVRHAGDGVSAADRSAETALLALQGPAAAAVLAPL from the coding sequence TTGAGCCTGCTCCGGACCCCGCTCTTCGAGCTCCACCGCCGGCTCGGCGCGCGGCTCGTGCCCTTCGCCGGCTTCGAGATGCCGGTGCAGTACGCGGGCATCCTCGCCGAGCACGCCGCGGTGCGCAGCGCCGCGGGCCTCTTCGACGTGTCGCACATGGGGCAGCTCCACCTGCGCGGGCCGGGAGCCGTGGCGGCGCTGGAGCGGCTCGTGAGCTGCCCGGTGGCGTCCCTGAAGCCGGGGCGCGTGCGCTACGGCCTGCTCTGCAACGAGGCGGGCGGGATCGTCGACGACGTCACCGTCTACCGCCTCGCCGGCGACGCCTTCATGCTGTGCGTGAACGCCGCCAACGTCGAGAAGGACTGGCGCTGGGTCGTGCGCCACGCGGGCGACGGGGTCAGCGCGGCGGACCGCAGCGCCGAGACCGCGCTCCTCGCGCTCCAGGGCCCCGCTGCAGCGGCCGTGCTGGCGCCCCT